A window of Terriglobus sp. RCC_193 contains these coding sequences:
- a CDS encoding MarR family winged helix-turn-helix transcriptional regulator yields MACNNDSEDRTLKKRLDEIEEIGLLLKAAMRESERRLNELLRPLGITAGQAEVLQILERCGPMSLGELGELLVAEGGHPSRLIDRMVNAGLLLRETAADDRRRISIGITEHGQELAQASRESKKEFRRWVRAQLQGTDMEHALRFFRAYLSGTELEKTVLARESKGPLAGS; encoded by the coding sequence ATGGCATGTAATAATGATTCAGAAGATAGAACTTTGAAAAAGCGTCTAGATGAAATTGAGGAGATCGGCCTTTTGCTGAAGGCAGCGATGCGTGAATCTGAGCGTCGATTGAACGAACTCTTGCGCCCTCTTGGTATTACCGCAGGTCAAGCGGAGGTACTCCAGATTCTGGAGCGTTGCGGCCCGATGTCTTTGGGAGAGCTAGGCGAGTTGCTCGTCGCCGAAGGCGGACATCCGAGCCGACTCATCGACCGAATGGTGAATGCGGGGCTCCTTTTACGCGAGACAGCGGCGGATGATCGTCGGCGCATTAGCATAGGAATCACAGAACATGGCCAAGAACTGGCCCAGGCGTCGCGAGAGAGTAAAAAGGAATTCCGACGGTGGGTGAGGGCTCAACTTCAAGGGACAGACATGGAACATGCGCTTCGTTTTTTCCGAGCCTACCTGTCCGGAACAGAACTCGAGAAAACGGTCCTCGCACGCGAATCGAAAGGGCCGCTTGCTGGAAGCTGA
- the xseA gene encoding exodeoxyribonuclease VII large subunit, which produces MAAPEKPPASLAELIRRRSGAGRSKEPPSPSAAKPPVADRLGQFGLLFAEPEEADAQSSDPDILPEPDEEKASERRLWSVAELVSALRFRVEREYADVWVEGEISNCRPAPSGHLYFTLKDGDAQLPVVLFRREAALLKFRPTDGLSVLARGRVSVFESRGQLQLIANSLEPRGAGALQLAFEQLKAKLRAEGLFDEDRKRPLPPFPRTVGVITSTQGAVLRDIATVVRRRHARLNLLVFPATVQGPTCAEDVMRGLRYFNASPETHRVDVIVIARGGGSAEDLNGFNDEALARAIASSEVPVVSAIGHETDFTIADFVADLRAPTPSAAAEIVTGAQHRIEERVQSLEARLLRAVRFQQMHVRQRFLRVSAEGAFARLRDSINRRDQRVDTARFRLEALSQRLLQTRSVQLRQLSDRLHRQDVHRRVLLAVSQQQNLQQRLERTGAEFAQRSRQRLGRAEARLHALSPTAILERGYALVYREDGSLLRDASNAVEGEAITARVSHGTVRAIVSSNAHQT; this is translated from the coding sequence ATGGCGGCTCCCGAGAAACCACCGGCATCACTGGCAGAGTTGATTCGTCGACGCTCCGGTGCCGGAAGGTCGAAGGAGCCGCCATCGCCGTCTGCGGCAAAGCCTCCCGTCGCGGATCGGCTGGGACAGTTCGGTCTGCTCTTTGCCGAACCGGAAGAAGCAGACGCTCAAAGCAGCGACCCCGATATCCTCCCCGAACCGGACGAGGAGAAAGCCTCGGAACGCAGGCTGTGGTCTGTTGCGGAGCTGGTTTCCGCGTTACGCTTCCGCGTGGAACGTGAGTATGCGGATGTATGGGTGGAGGGCGAAATCTCCAACTGCCGCCCGGCACCCTCCGGTCATCTGTATTTCACGTTGAAAGATGGCGATGCGCAGTTGCCGGTGGTGCTGTTCCGCCGCGAGGCCGCGCTACTGAAGTTCAGGCCTACGGACGGCCTCAGTGTGCTGGCACGCGGGCGTGTCAGCGTCTTTGAAAGTCGCGGACAACTTCAACTCATTGCAAATTCTTTGGAACCGCGCGGCGCGGGCGCGTTGCAGCTTGCCTTTGAACAACTGAAAGCAAAGCTGCGTGCGGAAGGGCTGTTCGACGAGGATCGCAAACGTCCTCTGCCGCCGTTTCCGCGTACGGTGGGCGTGATCACCAGCACGCAGGGCGCGGTGCTGCGCGACATTGCCACGGTGGTTCGGCGTCGTCATGCGCGTCTGAATCTGCTGGTGTTCCCCGCGACGGTGCAGGGGCCAACGTGTGCCGAGGATGTCATGCGTGGCCTGCGTTACTTCAACGCTTCGCCGGAAACGCATCGCGTGGACGTCATTGTCATTGCGCGCGGCGGCGGCTCCGCGGAAGACCTGAACGGCTTCAACGACGAGGCATTGGCACGCGCTATTGCCAGCAGCGAGGTTCCTGTCGTATCAGCCATCGGCCACGAGACGGACTTCACCATCGCCGATTTTGTGGCCGACCTGCGTGCTCCCACACCCTCTGCTGCGGCAGAGATTGTCACCGGCGCGCAGCACCGGATTGAGGAACGAGTGCAGTCGTTGGAAGCACGATTGCTGCGGGCCGTCCGTTTCCAGCAGATGCATGTGCGACAGCGCTTTCTGCGTGTGTCTGCAGAGGGTGCATTTGCGCGTCTGCGCGACAGCATCAACCGGCGCGATCAGCGGGTGGACACCGCGCGTTTCCGGCTGGAGGCACTCTCGCAAAGGCTTCTCCAGACGCGTTCCGTTCAGCTTCGTCAGCTTTCCGACCGTCTGCATAGGCAGGACGTCCATCGGCGGGTGCTGCTGGCGGTATCGCAGCAGCAAAACCTGCAACAGCGGTTGGAACGCACTGGGGCGGAGTTTGCCCAGCGTTCCCGGCAACGTTTGGGGCGCGCTGAGGCGCGTCTGCATGCGCTTTCACCCACGGCCATCCTGGAACGGGGCTACGCCCTGGTGTATCGCGAAGATGGTTCACTCCTGCGGGATGCATCGAACGCTGTGGAAGGGGAAGCCATTACGGCGCGCGTGTCGCATGGGACCGTCCGCGCCATCGTTAGCTCCAATGCGCATCAGACGTGA
- a CDS encoding TIGR03435 family protein, with translation MEQLLSRTRRWTELVTLTLSLMLCVIAYGQSPSAQMPKAMPLNADPDWEVASVKATDPTETRGQHINMDGRRVLLLGSTVQQLLLIGYGVQKVQIANMPGWAETQRWDVTGVPDTEGAPSLKQVQTLMRKILAERFGLELHHEQREMPVFALTVAKGGSRMIENTSKPDGPMDQRNSHSSVRHVENLTNTSISELVLILQFSVNRPIVDQTGLKRRYDLKLEWAPDDASPSDAADAPPGLFTALQSQAGLKLQPVKAPADTLVIDTIAKPKPD, from the coding sequence ATGGAACAGCTTCTATCTCGCACCCGGCGATGGACCGAACTGGTCACACTCACGTTATCGCTGATGCTGTGCGTCATCGCCTACGGACAAAGTCCCTCTGCACAGATGCCAAAAGCCATGCCACTCAATGCAGACCCGGACTGGGAAGTCGCATCCGTGAAAGCCACCGATCCCACTGAAACACGCGGCCAGCACATCAACATGGATGGCAGGCGTGTGCTGTTGCTGGGAAGCACTGTGCAGCAACTTCTGCTGATTGGCTATGGTGTGCAGAAGGTTCAGATTGCCAATATGCCAGGATGGGCCGAGACACAGCGCTGGGACGTAACCGGCGTCCCGGACACGGAAGGCGCTCCCAGCCTGAAGCAGGTGCAGACACTGATGCGGAAGATTCTGGCGGAGCGCTTCGGACTGGAACTGCACCACGAACAGCGGGAGATGCCGGTGTTCGCGCTGACCGTGGCGAAGGGTGGCTCGAGAATGATTGAGAACACGAGCAAACCCGACGGCCCGATGGATCAGAGAAACAGCCACTCAAGCGTGAGGCACGTGGAGAATCTCACGAACACGTCCATCTCCGAACTTGTGTTGATCCTGCAATTCAGCGTGAATCGGCCAATCGTCGACCAGACAGGGCTGAAGCGGCGTTATGACCTGAAGCTGGAATGGGCGCCAGACGATGCTTCCCCCAGTGACGCTGCAGACGCACCGCCGGGACTGTTTACGGCACTCCAGTCACAAGCCGGACTGAAGCTGCAGCCCGTAAAGGCGCCCGCGGATACGCTGGTGATCGACACGATTGCGAAGCCGAAGCCCGACTGA
- the alr gene encoding alanine racemase — protein sequence MRSVLPSHTRPIWAEISASRLVANYRALQAAAGPQVDVLAVIKANAYGHGATECAPILAAAGAKWLGVTSAEEGVAVRQSLGILPQGMPQPRLLVMCSLWFGEEASVLDYALTPVVWETYHLDLLEAEAKRRGFPAQSLAVHVEIDTGMSRQGVAPGALLQQLLSRFTAHSPLLLEGVMTHLASTEIADDPQDRRQMRDFTHALEQVAAAGLRPAYVHAGNTSSTDSGYMPQAIPALAESLGARAMTRAGLALYGYTLPLEMRRGIPNPHVASSLQPVMAWKTRVVSLRDIDTGTTIGYNSTFVSVTPMRLALLPVGYADGFRRGLSSSSEEEGGSVLLHGVRVPILGRVSMDLTVIDVTDIPQTKIGDEVILIGACGSEFVGADEQAHIAGTSVYEVLCGISDRVPRVVVE from the coding sequence ATGCGATCCGTACTTCCCAGCCACACGCGCCCGATATGGGCGGAAATCTCCGCTTCACGTCTTGTCGCCAACTACCGCGCCCTACAGGCCGCCGCGGGGCCGCAAGTGGATGTGCTGGCCGTGATCAAAGCCAATGCCTACGGGCACGGCGCCACGGAATGCGCGCCGATCCTCGCCGCCGCCGGTGCGAAGTGGCTTGGCGTGACCTCTGCTGAAGAGGGCGTGGCGGTGCGGCAGTCGCTGGGGATTCTGCCGCAGGGCATGCCGCAACCGCGTCTACTGGTGATGTGTAGCCTGTGGTTTGGCGAAGAAGCCTCAGTCCTTGACTATGCTCTGACTCCGGTGGTCTGGGAGACATACCATCTGGATTTGCTGGAAGCAGAAGCGAAACGGCGTGGGTTCCCAGCTCAATCACTTGCGGTGCATGTAGAGATTGATACCGGTATGTCACGCCAGGGCGTGGCTCCCGGTGCGTTACTGCAGCAGTTGCTCTCACGCTTCACCGCGCATTCACCGCTGCTGCTGGAAGGTGTGATGACACACCTGGCGTCCACAGAAATTGCCGATGACCCACAGGACCGCCGCCAGATGCGCGACTTCACCCATGCGCTGGAGCAGGTAGCCGCAGCAGGATTGCGCCCTGCATACGTGCATGCGGGCAACACCTCATCCACTGACAGTGGCTATATGCCGCAGGCAATTCCAGCGTTGGCCGAATCGTTGGGAGCAAGAGCTATGACGCGTGCAGGTCTTGCGCTGTATGGCTATACGTTGCCACTGGAAATGCGACGGGGCATACCGAATCCGCATGTCGCCTCTTCGCTGCAACCCGTGATGGCGTGGAAGACGCGCGTGGTCAGCCTGCGCGATATCGACACGGGCACCACCATCGGCTACAACTCCACCTTTGTTTCCGTTACGCCGATGCGGCTCGCGCTGCTGCCGGTAGGATACGCGGACGGCTTCCGACGCGGCCTGTCTTCTTCCAGCGAGGAAGAGGGTGGCAGTGTTTTGCTGCATGGTGTGCGTGTGCCGATCCTGGGACGCGTATCCATGGACCTGACCGTGATCGACGTAACGGACATTCCACAAACAAAGATCGGCGATGAAGTCATCCTTATCGGTGCATGCGGCAGTGAGTTTGTGGGGGCAGACGAACAAGCGCACATTGCAGGCACCAGCGTCTACGAAGTGCTGTGCGGCATCAGCGACCGTGTGCCGCGCGTCGTGGTGGAGTAG
- the glmM gene encoding phosphoglucosamine mutase: MRKLFGTDGIRAVAGQSPLDPRTIHAVGVALAHHIAAPETQPKVILGIDTRESSEWIAAAITEGLRDGGAVVESAGVITTPAVAFLTRSHGFAAGVVVSASHNPWQDNGIKVFGPDGYKLPDATELAIEEEIFRQLESNSNHSTIHTAAPAVEEADRAEYVRSLLAAVPGLSLDGKRIVVDCANGAASAVAPQLFDGLGGEVRIRNASPDGRNINVDCGATKPEVVAKYVLEDKADIGITFDGDADRAMFADENGRVINGDAVMLLAARDLQARGLLHDNTVVATTMSNMGLEAALKRSGIRMLRAPVGDKYVLEQMKKTGASLGGEQSGHILFTGKSTTGDGLLTALLLLDIVHRSGSSLAKLTEDLKTFPQVIVNVKVREKKPLEGISSIAEKIREAENALADTGRVVIRYSGTEALARVMIEAEDESSMKHHAEAIAQAIRSELGI; the protein is encoded by the coding sequence ATGAGAAAGCTCTTCGGAACAGACGGCATCCGTGCCGTTGCAGGACAATCTCCCCTCGACCCTCGCACCATCCACGCCGTTGGCGTGGCTTTGGCGCATCATATTGCCGCTCCTGAAACGCAGCCGAAGGTGATCCTTGGCATAGACACGCGTGAGTCCAGTGAATGGATTGCTGCTGCCATCACAGAAGGGCTTCGCGACGGTGGGGCTGTGGTCGAGTCCGCGGGTGTTATCACCACGCCAGCCGTTGCGTTCCTCACTCGTTCCCACGGCTTTGCCGCGGGTGTGGTCGTCTCTGCGTCGCATAATCCCTGGCAGGACAACGGCATCAAAGTTTTCGGCCCGGACGGTTACAAGCTGCCGGATGCAACGGAACTTGCAATTGAAGAAGAGATTTTCCGCCAGTTGGAATCGAACTCGAACCACTCGACGATTCACACCGCTGCGCCTGCCGTGGAAGAGGCGGATCGTGCGGAGTATGTACGTTCGTTGCTGGCCGCTGTGCCGGGGCTTTCTCTGGATGGCAAGCGCATCGTGGTCGATTGCGCCAATGGAGCCGCATCCGCTGTGGCGCCGCAATTGTTTGACGGGCTCGGAGGCGAAGTTCGCATTCGCAATGCCAGTCCTGATGGCCGCAATATCAATGTCGATTGCGGCGCAACCAAGCCTGAAGTTGTGGCGAAGTATGTGCTTGAAGATAAGGCTGACATTGGCATCACGTTTGATGGCGATGCGGACCGCGCCATGTTTGCCGATGAGAATGGTCGTGTGATCAATGGCGATGCGGTGATGCTGTTGGCTGCGCGTGATCTGCAGGCGCGGGGGTTGCTGCATGACAACACCGTCGTTGCAACAACGATGAGCAATATGGGGTTGGAAGCTGCGCTGAAGCGCAGCGGCATACGCATGTTGCGTGCGCCCGTGGGCGATAAATATGTGCTGGAACAGATGAAGAAGACCGGCGCTTCACTGGGCGGGGAACAGAGCGGCCACATACTCTTCACAGGCAAATCCACTACGGGCGACGGCCTGCTGACGGCGCTGTTGCTGCTGGATATTGTGCATCGCAGCGGAAGTTCGTTAGCCAAACTAACGGAGGACCTGAAGACTTTCCCGCAAGTCATCGTCAATGTGAAGGTGCGCGAAAAGAAACCGTTGGAAGGCATCTCTTCCATTGCGGAAAAGATTCGTGAAGCAGAAAATGCCTTGGCAGATACGGGACGCGTTGTGATTCGTTACAGCGGCACAGAGGCGCTGGCACGCGTGATGATTGAAGCGGAAGATGAATCGTCCATGAAGCATCACGCGGAAGCCATCGCACAGGCCATCCGCTCAGAGCTGGGCATCTGA
- a CDS encoding glycoside hydrolase family 2 protein, translating into MKTYRAGVLSYLGLMLCLATGSVAAQTATTLLVGIDRRQTMSLNGDWHYLVEQPPARELYDNSGKVKDSGYAQNTHPNISTGKHNSEYDFATAPTLKVPGDWNTQDPTLLRFEGVVWYQRDFDFQPTPGTRTFVHVGAANYRSYVWVNGKRICQHEGGFTPFDCDATEALHENKNFVVIAVDSTRHQDDIPSLMYDWFNYGGLTRDVSLATVPERFIDDYDVHLRKEPAFQASGQRTLQGYVHVMGAGAGTPVSLTIADAGVTVHATTDADGKASFAAVAKSLALWSPQTPRLYKVRIASGRDAIDEEIGFRDIRVDGTRILLNGKAIFLQGANMHAEAPVRGGRANSDDDVRNIFTMLHDLHANFVRLCHYPHDERMTRTADRAGVMVWSEIPLWQGISFDKPEVYDKAVAMLHEMVRRDRNKASIIFWSVSNETPRREDRTRFLTNLANEARAIDSTRLITSALIGPRVDRDLIVQDDPLTQALDVIGQNEYIGWYEGTPESADTKTWQFPQKPVIMSEFGAEAKFGNHGGPNDRWTEEQQVNVMMHQLAMLNRIPQVRGLTPWVLMDFRSSTRNIPRLQDGFNRKGLFSETMEKKKSFFLFEKTYAEHTAGRAE; encoded by the coding sequence GTGAAGACGTATCGTGCGGGTGTGCTGTCGTATCTGGGTCTAATGCTTTGTCTCGCCACCGGCAGTGTGGCCGCACAAACCGCGACGACACTGCTGGTTGGCATTGATCGCAGGCAGACTATGTCACTGAACGGCGACTGGCACTATCTGGTGGAGCAGCCACCGGCACGCGAGTTGTACGACAACAGCGGCAAGGTGAAGGATAGCGGCTACGCACAAAACACCCATCCCAATATCAGCACAGGCAAGCACAACAGCGAGTATGACTTCGCCACTGCACCCACGCTGAAGGTGCCGGGTGATTGGAACACACAGGACCCGACCCTGCTGCGTTTTGAAGGTGTCGTCTGGTACCAGCGTGACTTCGACTTCCAGCCAACACCCGGCACGCGAACGTTCGTCCATGTTGGCGCGGCAAACTACCGGTCCTATGTGTGGGTGAACGGAAAAAGGATCTGCCAGCATGAGGGCGGCTTCACTCCCTTTGATTGCGACGCCACAGAAGCCCTGCATGAGAACAAGAATTTCGTTGTGATTGCGGTGGATTCCACGCGGCACCAGGACGACATTCCATCACTAATGTATGACTGGTTTAACTACGGTGGCCTGACGCGTGATGTTTCTCTGGCTACGGTACCGGAGCGCTTCATTGATGACTATGACGTTCATCTGCGCAAGGAACCGGCGTTCCAGGCCTCTGGACAGCGCACGCTGCAGGGATATGTGCACGTGATGGGCGCGGGTGCGGGCACGCCCGTTTCGCTGACCATTGCGGATGCCGGCGTGACCGTCCACGCCACCACGGATGCTGATGGCAAGGCATCGTTCGCGGCTGTTGCAAAAAGCCTGGCGCTTTGGTCGCCGCAAACCCCGCGTCTGTACAAGGTGCGGATCGCATCCGGTCGCGATGCAATTGATGAAGAAATTGGCTTCCGCGATATCCGCGTGGACGGCACGCGCATCCTGCTCAACGGTAAGGCCATCTTTTTGCAGGGCGCGAACATGCATGCAGAGGCTCCCGTACGCGGCGGTCGAGCGAACTCTGACGACGACGTGCGCAACATCTTCACCATGCTCCACGATCTTCATGCAAACTTTGTGCGGCTATGCCATTACCCGCATGATGAACGCATGACGCGTACTGCGGACAGGGCCGGTGTCATGGTGTGGTCAGAGATTCCGTTGTGGCAGGGCATCTCATTCGACAAGCCCGAGGTCTATGACAAGGCCGTGGCCATGCTGCATGAGATGGTTCGTCGGGACCGCAACAAAGCATCGATCATTTTCTGGTCGGTTTCGAACGAGACACCTCGCAGGGAGGACCGGACACGCTTCCTGACGAATCTCGCCAACGAAGCCAGAGCCATCGACAGCACGCGGCTGATCACGTCGGCCTTGATTGGGCCACGCGTAGACCGCGACCTTATCGTGCAGGATGATCCGCTGACACAGGCGCTGGATGTCATTGGGCAGAATGAGTACATCGGCTGGTACGAAGGCACGCCTGAATCTGCGGATACGAAAACGTGGCAGTTCCCGCAGAAGCCGGTGATTATGTCAGAATTCGGAGCCGAGGCGAAGTTCGGAAATCATGGCGGCCCGAATGACCGCTGGACCGAAGAACAGCAGGTAAATGTCATGATGCACCAGCTTGCCATGCTGAACAGGATTCCGCAGGTACGCGGCCTGACGCCGTGGGTGTTGATGGATTTTCGATCGTCCACACGCAACATCCCCAGGCTGCAGGACGGGTTCAATCGCAAGGGCCTTTTCTCTGAAACCATGGAGAAGAAGAAGTCGTTCTTCCTGTTCGAAAAAACGTACGCGGAGCATACCGCAGGCAGAGCGGAATAG
- a CDS encoding flavin reductase family protein: MLDSRSFDLTTLPLSDTYKLLASTITPRPIAWITTLDDQGRANAAPFSFFNVVSSDPPLFCVGFSPAPDREGKDTLANIRASGELVINLVSEELAEAMNITATDAPRGLDELVMAGLEIAPSETVSPPRIAASPVSIECRTFQWIETGGSSTVLIARGERLHIRRDVFVNEERLYIDNAKLNLIGRMGGLGDYTRSRDIFTIPRIAWKDFPQK; this comes from the coding sequence ATGCTCGACAGCCGCAGTTTTGATCTGACCACGCTTCCTCTGTCCGACACCTACAAACTGCTGGCTTCCACGATTACGCCCCGCCCCATTGCGTGGATAACCACGCTGGACGACCAGGGCCGGGCAAATGCTGCGCCGTTTTCGTTCTTCAATGTGGTCAGCTCTGATCCACCGCTGTTCTGTGTGGGCTTTTCGCCTGCACCGGATCGCGAAGGGAAGGACACGCTGGCGAATATCCGCGCTTCGGGTGAACTGGTGATCAACCTTGTTTCGGAAGAGCTGGCAGAGGCCATGAACATTACGGCGACGGACGCGCCGCGTGGGTTGGATGAGCTGGTGATGGCAGGGCTGGAGATTGCGCCCAGCGAAACGGTGTCGCCGCCGCGCATTGCAGCCTCGCCGGTTTCCATTGAGTGCCGGACGTTTCAGTGGATTGAAACCGGCGGATCGTCCACCGTGTTGATTGCGCGCGGCGAACGTTTGCACATTCGCCGCGACGTGTTTGTGAACGAGGAGAGGCTTTACATCGACAACGCGAAGCTGAACCTCATCGGCCGCATGGGCGGGCTTGGAGACTACACGCGCAGCCGCGACATCTTCACCATCCCGCGCATTGCGTGGAAAGACTTTCCGCAGAAGTAG
- a CDS encoding zinc-binding alcohol dehydrogenase family protein: MKAIIVRDFESTPSYGDFPEPIVSEGEVKITVAAATLAPIVRSIAQGKHYAGSKELPFVPGIDGVGRLPNGNRVYFLFPRAPFGSMAEYTVPKLKWCVPVPDDVDDVTAAAVPNSGISSWIALTVRGDFRPSQVVVVNGATGSAGSLAVRVAKHLGASKIIATGRDVTKLEALKSAGANVIIPLEQPEDQLVEAYRQTFDEGVDVVLDYLGGIPAERMIRALARGRGSAVGEPRIRFVQVGGSAGKSILVDTHAMRSTGLEIVGSGLGAFSIDTATRCAGELLNAISRAGLSLPTQSVSFADVDEAWKDTSDTRKIVFRP, encoded by the coding sequence ATGAAAGCGATTATTGTTCGGGATTTTGAAAGTACCCCTTCCTATGGCGATTTCCCCGAACCGATTGTGAGCGAAGGAGAAGTGAAGATTACTGTGGCCGCCGCCACGCTCGCTCCTATTGTTCGTTCCATCGCTCAGGGAAAGCACTACGCAGGAAGCAAGGAACTTCCTTTCGTTCCCGGAATCGATGGCGTTGGACGACTTCCTAATGGCAATCGCGTCTACTTTCTTTTTCCACGGGCTCCATTTGGCAGCATGGCCGAATATACCGTCCCTAAATTGAAATGGTGTGTCCCGGTGCCAGATGACGTCGATGATGTCACAGCGGCAGCAGTGCCAAACTCCGGTATCTCGTCATGGATTGCATTGACGGTCCGTGGCGACTTCCGGCCCAGCCAGGTAGTTGTAGTGAACGGTGCAACCGGGTCGGCTGGGAGCCTGGCTGTTCGCGTCGCAAAACATTTGGGAGCCTCCAAGATCATCGCTACGGGACGGGATGTTACCAAACTGGAAGCTCTGAAGAGTGCTGGAGCCAACGTGATTATTCCTTTAGAGCAGCCTGAGGACCAACTCGTGGAAGCCTACCGGCAAACTTTCGACGAGGGTGTCGATGTCGTTCTCGATTACCTCGGAGGCATACCAGCCGAGAGAATGATCCGTGCTCTCGCAAGGGGACGAGGATCTGCAGTGGGAGAGCCGCGTATCCGTTTTGTGCAGGTAGGCGGCTCCGCTGGAAAATCCATCCTTGTCGACACTCATGCAATGAGGAGCACCGGCCTAGAGATCGTCGGCTCTGGATTGGGAGCTTTCTCAATCGATACAGCAACGCGTTGTGCTGGTGAACTTCTGAACGCAATCAGTCGAGCAGGACTTTCTCTGCCCACCCAAAGTGTGTCTTTTGCCGATGTTGACGAAGCCTGGAAAGATACGAGCGACACGCGGAAGATCGTCTTCCGCCCCTAA
- a CDS encoding inorganic diphosphatase — MPNYLKLPVGAKAPKVVNAVIEIPYQGRMKFEYDKQLEVFRLDRNLYSPVHYPGDYGFLPSTLGDDGDPLDVLVLVDEPSFPGCLQEVRPIGLMEMIDGGEGDEKILAVGCANPRFFDITSYEQIHPHKLKEIVHFFSTYKDLEGKSVKIEGWKPVDYAYEVIEKSIKAYAEKSAK, encoded by the coding sequence ATGCCGAACTATTTGAAGTTGCCAGTGGGCGCCAAAGCGCCAAAAGTCGTAAACGCGGTGATCGAAATTCCTTATCAGGGCCGCATGAAGTTTGAGTACGACAAGCAACTGGAAGTCTTCCGACTGGACCGCAATCTGTACAGCCCGGTGCATTACCCCGGCGATTACGGCTTCCTGCCCTCCACGCTGGGCGATGACGGCGATCCGCTGGACGTGCTGGTGCTGGTGGATGAGCCCAGCTTCCCCGGTTGCCTGCAGGAAGTGCGTCCCATCGGTCTGATGGAGATGATTGATGGCGGCGAAGGCGATGAGAAGATTCTCGCCGTGGGGTGTGCCAACCCGCGCTTTTTTGACATCACCAGCTATGAGCAGATTCACCCGCACAAGCTGAAGGAGATCGTCCACTTCTTTTCTACCTACAAGGATCTTGAAGGTAAGTCAGTAAAGATCGAAGGCTGGAAACCGGTCGATTACGCGTATGAGGTCATTGAGAAGTCCATCAAGGCATACGCGGAGAAGAGCGCGAAGTAA
- the frr gene encoding ribosome recycling factor, translated as MASQMANIPALKDLHGQLSTRMTKAVEDFRTNLLAVRTGRASVHMLDNVRVDYYGSEMPINQLAQLSAPEAQQIVVQPFDIGTVGLIEKAIRTSGQGFNPMHDGKIIRVPVPPMTEERRRDSVKQLSGILEDHKTAIRNIRRDGNDSVKKSAKDKLISADDEKRATEEIQQMTDAQIKQLDDMFKVKEKELMTV; from the coding sequence ATGGCATCCCAGATGGCAAATATCCCCGCGCTGAAGGATCTGCACGGACAGCTCAGCACCCGCATGACCAAGGCCGTGGAAGATTTCCGCACCAACCTGCTGGCCGTGCGCACCGGCCGCGCCAGCGTGCACATGCTGGACAACGTCCGCGTGGATTACTACGGCAGCGAAATGCCCATCAACCAGTTGGCACAGCTGTCCGCTCCGGAAGCGCAGCAGATTGTGGTGCAGCCGTTCGATATCGGCACGGTGGGCCTGATTGAAAAGGCCATCCGGACCAGCGGTCAGGGCTTCAACCCCATGCATGACGGCAAGATCATCCGCGTTCCCGTTCCGCCCATGACAGAGGAGCGCCGCCGCGATTCCGTAAAACAGCTTTCCGGCATCCTGGAAGACCATAAGACTGCCATCCGTAACATCCGCCGCGACGGCAACGACAGCGTGAAGAAGTCCGCCAAGGACAAACTCATCAGCGCCGACGATGAAAAGCGCGCTACGGAAGAGATTCAGCAGATGACCGACGCCCAGATCAAGCAATTGGACGACATGTTCAAGGTGAAGGAAAAGGAACTGATGACGGTCTGA
- the purS gene encoding phosphoribosylformylglycinamidine synthase subunit PurS: MRAHVYVTLKTTVLDAQGQTIANALRRLHHPQVESVRQGKYFVLTLADSLTGDAAKAEVERIANEVLTNPVIEEYTYRLEE, encoded by the coding sequence ATGCGCGCCCATGTTTATGTCACGTTGAAGACCACGGTTCTCGATGCCCAGGGGCAGACGATTGCCAACGCCCTCCGCCGCCTGCATCACCCGCAGGTAGAGTCCGTCCGTCAGGGCAAATACTTTGTGCTGACCCTGGCCGACAGCCTGACTGGCGACGCCGCCAAGGCCGAAGTGGAGCGCATTGCCAATGAAGTGCTGACGAATCCTGTGATTGAGGAATACACCTACCGGCTGGAAGAATAG